From Actinoplanes oblitus, a single genomic window includes:
- a CDS encoding SPW repeat domain-containing protein, translated as MHLSPPLRHWHPARDTRRLVAELVHSPSELLVLIGVWLTAAPLIFSHNSAVNTYAGWSDVISGLGLVVLAYLRVMTPAGTTWMMLLTAALGAWVIAAPFVRGYAEVRSTTWNDVLVGTAVIALSFASWWLGRRKG; from the coding sequence ATGCATCTGAGCCCACCCCTGCGGCATTGGCATCCGGCCCGCGACACCCGGCGGCTGGTCGCCGAGCTGGTGCACAGCCCGAGCGAGCTGCTGGTGCTCATCGGGGTCTGGCTGACCGCGGCGCCACTGATCTTCAGTCACAACTCGGCGGTCAACACGTACGCCGGGTGGAGTGACGTGATCTCCGGGCTGGGGCTGGTGGTGCTCGCCTACCTGCGGGTCATGACGCCGGCCGGGACCACCTGGATGATGCTGCTCACCGCCGCACTGGGCGCCTGGGTGATCGCCGCGCCGTTCGTCCGCGGCTACGCCGAGGTGCGCTCGACCACCTGGAACGACGTGCTGGTCGGCACCGCGGTGATCGCGCTCAGCTTCGCGAGCTGGTGGCTGGGACGCCGGAAGGGCTGA
- a CDS encoding trimeric intracellular cation channel family protein, whose amino-acid sequence MSSHLALAVLELVGIFVFAISGALTAIQKGFDAIGILILAEVTATGGGVVRDLIIGDTPPAAFRQAEYLLVPFAAAVVAFFGHPVMERLTFTVLLFDAAGLGLFCVTGTLKALDHGLGPVQSAVLGVTTGVGGGLLRDVIARETPALVQVDTDLYSIPAMIGAAAVTAAQRMDAPMSVAAPAAAVFVFAFRVVAMVRHWTAPRAWTRRRDRAG is encoded by the coding sequence ATGTCGAGTCATCTCGCGCTGGCCGTTCTCGAACTGGTCGGGATCTTCGTGTTCGCGATCTCCGGCGCCCTGACCGCCATCCAGAAGGGTTTCGACGCGATCGGGATCCTGATCCTGGCCGAGGTGACGGCTACCGGCGGCGGCGTCGTCCGGGATCTGATCATCGGGGACACCCCGCCGGCGGCGTTCCGGCAGGCCGAGTACCTGCTGGTGCCGTTCGCGGCGGCGGTCGTGGCGTTCTTCGGGCACCCGGTGATGGAACGGCTGACCTTCACCGTGCTGCTGTTCGACGCGGCCGGGCTCGGGCTGTTCTGCGTGACCGGCACGCTGAAGGCGCTCGACCACGGGCTCGGGCCGGTGCAGTCGGCGGTGCTCGGCGTGACCACCGGGGTCGGCGGTGGGCTGCTGCGCGACGTGATCGCCCGGGAGACGCCGGCGCTGGTGCAGGTGGACACCGACCTGTACTCGATCCCGGCGATGATCGGGGCGGCGGCGGTCACCGCCGCCCAGCGGATGGACGCCCCGATGAGCGTGGCGGCGCCGGCCGCCGCGGTGTTCGTGTTCGCGTTCCGGGTGGTGGCGATGGTCCGGCACTGGACGGCGCCGCGGGCCTGGACCCGCCGCCGGGACCGGGCCGGCTGA
- a CDS encoding CGNR zinc finger domain-containing protein produces the protein MHINPYGEDPVRLALGLVTDPPVSAADLQRRCEAAGLVVDVPASEADLAETTRFLEAWLGVVDAPGESARADRLNALLAEAAAYPRLTNHAADGWHLHYRDPDRPLAAALRALISVGTALHLSGRGMHRLGRCATTGCERPFADLSRTGRQRYCSPACANRDAVRRHRSRAVPVSADKVTSSGTT, from the coding sequence GTGCATATCAACCCTTACGGCGAAGACCCGGTGCGGCTCGCGCTCGGCCTGGTGACCGACCCGCCGGTGAGCGCGGCGGATCTCCAGCGGCGGTGCGAGGCGGCCGGCCTGGTCGTCGACGTGCCGGCGAGTGAAGCCGACCTCGCCGAAACCACCCGGTTCCTCGAGGCCTGGCTGGGCGTCGTGGACGCCCCCGGCGAGAGCGCCCGCGCCGACCGGCTCAACGCGCTGCTGGCCGAGGCCGCCGCTTACCCGCGCCTCACCAACCATGCCGCCGACGGCTGGCACCTGCACTATCGCGACCCGGATCGGCCGCTCGCCGCCGCACTGCGCGCCCTGATCAGCGTCGGCACCGCGCTGCACCTGTCCGGCCGCGGCATGCACCGGCTGGGGCGCTGCGCGACCACCGGATGTGAACGGCCGTTCGCCGATCTGAGCCGCACCGGCCGGCAGCGTTACTGCTCGCCGGCCTGTGCGAACCGCGACGCGGTCCGGCGTCACCGCAGCCGCGCCGTCCCGGTCTCCGCCGACAAGGTCACATCTTCCGGTACGACCTGA
- a CDS encoding helix-turn-helix domain-containing protein — protein sequence MSYVELAPPAALRGVATCLWRSTIPDRPRRAPILPDGCVDLIWESGRGAFLAGPDTGPVPDHTPGGRTLVGVRLRPGAGGTLLGVPLEPLRNLRPDLTDLRPGAALRLPGDLPPAEALRRLVALTGALSRERPPDPALLEAVRLLRDPRVRVPSLGDRLGIGDRQLRRRFSAAVGYGPKTLQRIFRFRRFLSLLGQGSAAELAALAGYTDQAHLTRETVEFAGLTPAVLARARTVDQQ from the coding sequence ATGAGCTACGTGGAGTTGGCGCCGCCGGCAGCGCTGCGGGGAGTCGCCACCTGCCTGTGGCGCAGCACGATCCCGGACCGTCCGCGGCGCGCGCCGATCCTGCCGGACGGGTGCGTCGACCTGATCTGGGAGAGCGGGCGCGGTGCGTTCCTGGCCGGCCCGGACACCGGCCCGGTGCCGGATCACACGCCGGGCGGGCGCACGCTGGTTGGGGTGCGGCTGCGGCCGGGGGCGGGCGGGACGCTGCTCGGCGTACCCCTGGAACCGCTCCGGAACCTGCGCCCGGATCTGACCGACCTGCGTCCGGGAGCGGCGCTCCGGCTGCCGGGCGACCTCCCGCCGGCCGAGGCGTTGCGCCGCCTGGTGGCGCTCACCGGCGCGCTGTCGCGGGAACGGCCGCCGGATCCGGCGCTGCTGGAGGCGGTGCGGCTGCTGAGGGACCCGCGGGTCCGGGTGCCGTCCCTCGGCGATCGTCTCGGCATCGGTGACCGGCAGCTGCGGCGCCGGTTCAGCGCGGCGGTCGGTTACGGGCCGAAGACGTTGCAGCGGATCTTCCGGTTCCGCCGCTTCCTGAGCCTGCTGGGCCAGGGGAGTGCCGCCGAGCTGGCGGCCCTGGCCGGATACACCGACCAGGCCCACCTCACCCGGGAGACCGTCGAGTTCGCCGGGCTCACCCCGGCGGTGCTGGCCCGCGCCCGGACCGTGGATCAGCAGTAA
- a CDS encoding cellulase family glycosylhydrolase, with the protein MNPRKWLAGGTALAAAAVATAIALAQPAAAASGGTGTGYLHTSGNKIVDSTGATVRLTGINWFGMETDNKTFHGLWSSNPWKSQLDTMASLGYNTLRVPFSDDALKPGATATGINDFTNPDLVGLSPLQILDKVVAYAGTKGMRIILDRHRPTSAGQTPLWYTAAVPESTWIADWKALAQHYAGNTTVIGADLHNEPHAEGTNPAATGACWGCGDTARDWRLAAERAGNAILAVQPNWLIFVEGVSCPSGGLSNVWDNDTSNDEDCGWWGGNLSKAGQFPVRLDVANRLVYSPHEYATSVYHQAWFDDPSYPANMPAIWDKYWGYLYKQNIAPIMMGEFGTTLQANVDKIWLQELLKYTGTGVNGMSFTYWSWNPNSGDTGGIANDDWTTINQAKQAIISPYLIPPVGGGTNPQPSGSASSSPSTSTPPVPSGGCKATYTQTNAWQGGFQGELKVQNTGGGAVSPWQVTWTWPSGVTLGSGWNATVTQSGTTITAAAPSYSPSLAAGASVTVGFTANGTASAPATVKLNGVACS; encoded by the coding sequence ATGAATCCCCGTAAATGGCTGGCCGGGGGCACCGCCCTCGCTGCCGCGGCCGTCGCCACGGCCATCGCGCTGGCCCAGCCAGCAGCCGCCGCCTCCGGCGGCACCGGCACGGGTTACCTGCACACCAGCGGTAACAAGATCGTCGACAGCACGGGCGCCACCGTCCGGCTGACCGGGATCAACTGGTTCGGCATGGAGACCGACAACAAGACCTTCCACGGGCTGTGGTCCAGCAACCCGTGGAAGAGCCAGCTCGACACGATGGCCTCGCTCGGCTACAACACGCTGCGGGTTCCGTTCTCCGACGACGCCCTCAAGCCCGGCGCCACCGCCACCGGCATCAACGACTTCACCAACCCGGACCTGGTCGGGCTCTCCCCGCTGCAGATCCTGGACAAGGTGGTCGCCTACGCCGGCACCAAGGGCATGCGGATCATCCTGGACCGGCACCGGCCGACCTCGGCGGGACAGACCCCGCTGTGGTACACCGCCGCCGTACCGGAAAGCACCTGGATCGCGGATTGGAAAGCGCTCGCCCAGCACTATGCGGGCAACACCACCGTGATCGGTGCCGACCTGCACAACGAGCCGCACGCCGAGGGCACCAACCCGGCCGCGACCGGCGCCTGCTGGGGTTGCGGTGACACCGCGCGGGACTGGCGGCTGGCCGCCGAGCGCGCCGGTAACGCGATCCTCGCGGTCCAGCCCAACTGGCTGATCTTCGTGGAGGGGGTCAGCTGCCCCAGCGGCGGGCTGTCCAACGTCTGGGACAACGACACCAGCAACGACGAGGACTGCGGCTGGTGGGGTGGCAACCTGTCCAAGGCGGGCCAGTTCCCGGTACGCCTGGACGTCGCGAACCGCCTGGTCTACTCGCCGCACGAGTACGCCACCTCGGTCTACCACCAGGCGTGGTTCGACGACCCGTCCTACCCGGCGAACATGCCGGCCATCTGGGACAAGTACTGGGGTTACCTGTACAAGCAGAACATCGCCCCGATCATGATGGGTGAGTTCGGCACCACTTTGCAGGCCAACGTCGACAAGATCTGGCTGCAGGAGCTGCTCAAGTACACCGGCACCGGGGTCAACGGGATGTCGTTCACCTACTGGTCGTGGAACCCGAACTCGGGTGACACCGGCGGCATCGCCAACGACGACTGGACCACGATCAACCAGGCCAAGCAGGCGATCATCTCGCCGTACCTGATCCCGCCGGTCGGTGGCGGCACCAATCCGCAGCCGTCCGGTTCGGCCTCCTCGTCGCCGTCCACCTCGACGCCCCCGGTGCCCAGCGGCGGCTGCAAGGCCACCTACACCCAGACCAACGCCTGGCAGGGCGGTTTCCAGGGTGAGCTGAAGGTGCAGAACACCGGCGGCGGCGCGGTCAGCCCGTGGCAGGTGACCTGGACCTGGCCGTCCGGCGTGACGCTCGGCAGCGGCTGGAACGCCACCGTCACGCAGAGCGGGACGACGATCACGGCGGCGGCGCCGAGCTATTCGCCGTCGCTCGCGGCGGGCGCGTCGGTCACCGTCGGCTTCACCGCCAACGGTACGGCCAGCGCCCCGGCGACCGTGAAGCTCAACGGTGTGGCCTGCTCATGA
- a CDS encoding cellulose-binding domain-containing protein produces MRLVPIASAVVLAGAALGVAGLGPAHAAAATCAVTWTANSWNTGFTADVKVTNLGAAVSSWTLAWDFVGNQQVTSAWNATVKQTGAAVTASSVGWNGSLTTGGSTSFGFQGTYSGSNPAPSTFRFNGVTCGPEPVPSDASGLPSPSSPSPSSPSPSSSSTPPNPAGCGSGARCDGFEAQSGAVPAGSWAVTSPDCSGAGTAAIDRTVAHSGTTSLRINGAAGYCNHVFARNTDLLGTSGTRYIRYWVKHTTALPAAHVTAVAMADANDGGRDLRFGGQNGALQFNRASDDATLPEQSPAGVALSRPLPVGTWNCVEFKIDGAAGTIETWLNDTAVPGLLADGTPTHDIDSQWLNRTWRPALTDLRLGWESYGDGADTLWYDDVAVSGTRNGC; encoded by the coding sequence ATGAGGCTCGTACCGATAGCCTCGGCCGTGGTCCTGGCCGGTGCCGCCCTCGGCGTCGCCGGCCTGGGCCCGGCCCACGCGGCCGCCGCCACCTGCGCCGTCACCTGGACCGCCAACAGCTGGAACACCGGGTTCACCGCCGACGTGAAGGTCACCAACCTGGGCGCCGCGGTGTCCTCGTGGACCCTGGCCTGGGACTTCGTCGGCAACCAGCAGGTCACCTCGGCCTGGAACGCGACGGTCAAGCAGACCGGCGCGGCGGTGACCGCCTCCAGCGTCGGGTGGAACGGCTCCCTCACGACCGGCGGGTCCACCAGCTTCGGCTTCCAGGGGACGTACTCCGGCAGCAACCCGGCGCCGTCGACGTTCCGGTTCAACGGGGTGACGTGCGGGCCGGAGCCGGTCCCCAGCGACGCCTCCGGTCTGCCGTCGCCGTCGTCGCCCTCCCCGTCGTCGCCCTCGCCCTCGTCGTCGTCGACGCCGCCGAACCCGGCGGGGTGCGGGAGCGGGGCCCGCTGTGACGGCTTCGAGGCGCAGTCCGGCGCGGTGCCGGCCGGCTCGTGGGCGGTGACCAGCCCGGACTGCTCCGGCGCGGGCACCGCCGCCATCGACCGGACGGTCGCGCACAGCGGCACCACGTCGCTGCGGATCAACGGCGCCGCCGGTTACTGCAACCACGTGTTCGCCAGGAACACCGACCTTCTGGGTACGTCCGGCACCCGGTACATCCGCTACTGGGTGAAGCACACGACCGCCCTGCCCGCCGCGCACGTGACCGCGGTGGCGATGGCCGACGCCAACGACGGTGGCCGAGACCTGCGCTTCGGCGGTCAGAACGGCGCGCTGCAGTTCAACCGGGCCTCCGACGACGCCACGTTGCCGGAGCAGAGCCCGGCCGGGGTGGCCCTGTCCCGGCCGCTGCCGGTCGGCACCTGGAACTGTGTGGAGTTCAAGATCGACGGTGCCGCCGGCACCATCGAGACCTGGCTCAACGACACCGCGGTGCCCGGCCTGCTGGCGGACGGCACCCCGACGCACGACATCGACAGTCAGTGGCTCAACCGCACCTGGCGGCCCGCCCTGACCGACCTGCGACTCGGCTGGGAGAGCTACGGCGACGGCGCCGACACCCTCTGGTACGACGACGTCGCGGTCAGCGGCACCCGCAACGGTTGCTGA
- a CDS encoding histidine kinase N-terminal 7TM domain-containing diguanylate cyclase, with the protein MRAVLVPAYVAAALCAALYALLSWHRRHVTPLAKSLALITSGAALWSLAQAFAAVASPTVAVAATYAMFPGVAMLVAGFHWHITVFTGYGLDRLRRWHALLLIHPVLLTSAVATDPWHHAFFTSVTSHPDGGVTPHFGPLYWVHTLYSYTIIGIGMVRAVAAMRKAVRGHRRVFLIFLVGGLVPAAGNLVSILLLTKDRQLDLTPILFLITASMWWWAERFGTPARRTPVSYKQVIAALRDAVMVLDADGRFLDVNPAAVELLAVLRGCGGSVVGRRWQDVLGPRLASAFAGIDQQTVASADGRTYDVRVVRMPAENGAVVVVRDITELERLRAELTDQAVRDGLTGVYNRRHLTAVLREQVTGSQPLAAVMIDVDHFKAVNDTYGHAVGDEVLIRLAREIGDAVGAAGTVARYGGEEFAILLPGADARTAAGLAEQWRHRCAQITVATPVGPLRATFSAGVAQLEPGENAEDLLRRADRALYAAKERGRDRVVTDGPERLTAVLP; encoded by the coding sequence ATGCGAGCCGTACTGGTCCCGGCGTACGTCGCCGCGGCCCTGTGCGCGGCGCTGTACGCCCTGCTCTCCTGGCACCGCCGGCACGTGACGCCACTGGCGAAGTCGCTGGCGCTGATCACCTCCGGGGCCGCGCTGTGGTCGCTGGCGCAGGCCTTCGCCGCGGTGGCCTCGCCGACGGTGGCGGTCGCCGCCACCTACGCCATGTTCCCGGGCGTCGCCATGCTGGTGGCCGGCTTCCACTGGCACATCACCGTGTTCACCGGCTACGGCCTGGACCGGTTGCGCCGATGGCACGCGCTGCTGTTGATCCATCCGGTGCTGCTGACGTCGGCGGTGGCGACCGACCCGTGGCACCACGCGTTCTTCACCTCGGTCACCAGCCACCCGGACGGTGGGGTCACCCCGCACTTCGGCCCGCTGTACTGGGTGCACACCCTGTACAGCTACACGATCATCGGGATCGGGATGGTCCGGGCGGTGGCGGCGATGCGCAAGGCGGTGCGCGGGCACCGCCGGGTCTTCCTGATCTTCCTGGTCGGTGGGCTCGTCCCGGCCGCCGGGAACCTGGTCAGCATCCTGCTGCTCACCAAGGACCGGCAGCTGGACCTCACGCCGATCCTGTTCCTGATCACCGCCTCGATGTGGTGGTGGGCGGAACGGTTCGGCACGCCCGCCCGGCGGACGCCGGTCTCCTACAAGCAGGTGATCGCCGCGCTGCGCGACGCGGTGATGGTCCTCGACGCGGACGGCCGGTTCCTGGACGTGAACCCGGCAGCCGTCGAGTTGCTCGCGGTGCTGCGCGGCTGCGGTGGCAGCGTGGTGGGCCGGCGCTGGCAGGACGTGCTCGGTCCGCGGCTGGCGTCCGCGTTCGCCGGGATCGACCAGCAGACCGTGGCCTCCGCCGACGGGCGCACCTACGACGTACGGGTGGTGCGGATGCCGGCGGAGAACGGCGCGGTTGTGGTGGTCCGCGACATCACCGAGCTGGAACGGCTCCGCGCCGAGCTGACCGACCAGGCCGTACGGGACGGCCTGACCGGGGTCTACAACCGCCGGCACCTGACCGCCGTGCTACGGGAGCAGGTGACCGGCAGCCAACCGCTGGCCGCCGTGATGATCGACGTGGACCACTTCAAGGCGGTCAACGACACCTACGGGCACGCGGTCGGTGACGAGGTGCTGATCCGGCTGGCCCGGGAGATCGGCGACGCGGTCGGTGCGGCCGGCACGGTGGCCAGGTACGGCGGCGAGGAGTTCGCGATCCTGCTGCCCGGCGCCGACGCGCGGACCGCGGCCGGCCTGGCCGAGCAGTGGCGGCACCGCTGCGCGCAGATCACCGTGGCGACGCCGGTCGGCCCGCTGCGGGCGACGTTCAGCGCCGGGGTGGCGCAGTTGGAGCCCGGCGAGAACGCCGAGGACCTGCTGCGGCGCGCCGACCGGGCGCTGTACGCCGCCAAGGAGCGGGGCCGCGACCGGGTGGTCACCGACGGCCCGGAACGGCTCACGGCCGTGCTGCCGTAG